Proteins from one Rosa chinensis cultivar Old Blush chromosome 7, RchiOBHm-V2, whole genome shotgun sequence genomic window:
- the LOC112180170 gene encoding (-)-germacrene D synthase, with translation MSFQVLASQAQARDTVADVKRHSANNYTPNIWGDHFLHYATTEVDIKLEQHVRELKDQVKRMLMDPVKKPSQQLDLVDNIQRLGVSYHFENEIDGILKQIHHNYSNGSDDDLYTTALIFRLLRQQGYSVSCDMFNKFREGNDQKFKASLLSDVSGLLSLYEATHLRIRGEDLLEEALDFTTTHLESIKHSLSPSLSKQVVHSLNQALRRGIPRVEARYYLSIYAEHDSHNETLLTFAKLDFNLLQQVHQKELCEITRWWKDLDVTNKLPFTRDRITEIYFIWALSVYFEPQYSFARRTTCKVTAMMAILDDIYDTRGTLEELELFTEVIHRWDICAIDPLPDYMKVCYKALLEVYTEIEEELAKEGKLYRIHYAREAMKKQAEVYFLEAKWLHHQYIPTMDEYMALSLLTSGYPQLITTSFVAMGDVATQDSFDWLDTYPRAVKGAAVVARLMDDIADHKFEEKRGHVISAVQCYMNECGVTEEEAITVLRRQVSDAWKDINESFLLPNAVPRPLLTRILNFACAMDVSYKYEDGFSTHHETVLKDFIISTLVQPLPV, from the exons ATGTCCTTCCAAGTTTTAGCTTCTCAAGCTCAAGCACGAGATACCGTTGCTGATGTTAAGCGACATTCAGCTAATAATTATACCCCAAACATTTGGGGTGATCATTTTCTCCATTATGCTACCACG GAAGTTGACATTAAACTTGAGCAACACGTCCGAGAACTAAAAGATCAGGTGAAGAGGATGCTAATGGATCCCGTTAAAAAACCTTCACAACAATTGGACTTGGTTGATAACATTCAACGCCTAGGTGTGTCCTATCATTTTGAAAATGAGATTGATGGAATTTTGAAACAAATTCACCACAACTACTCAAATGGTAGTGATGATGACCTTTACACTACTGCTCTCATTTTTCGGCTACTTAGACAACAAGGTTATAGCGTTTCATGCG ATATGTTCAACAAATTCAGGGAAGGAAATGATCAGAAATTCAAGGCATCTCTTCTGAGTGATGTATCAGGACTATTAAGCTTGTACGAAGCCACCCATCTTAGGATACGTGGAGAAGACCTACTTGAAGAGGCACTAGACTTCACCACCACTCATCTTGAGTCGATCAAACACAGTTTAAGCCCTTCACTTTCAAAACAAGTAGTCCATTCCTTAAATCAGGCACTTCGGAGGGGCATCCCGAGGGTGGAAGCAAGATATTACTTGTCAATCTACGCAGAACACGATTCACATAATGAAACTCTCCTGACTTTTGCAAAGTTAGATTTCAACCTACTGCAACAAGTCCATCAAAAGGAACTATGTGAAATTACAAG GTGGTGGAAGGACTTGGATGTCACAAACAAGCTGCCGTTCACCAGAGACAGAATTACCGAAATTTACTTCATTTGGGCTTTGTCAGTGTACTTCGAACCTCAATATTCCTTTGCTAGGAGGACAACATGCAAAGTCACTGCCATGATGGCTATCCTCGATGACATTTATGATACACGTGGCACACTCGAAGAACTAGAGCTTTTTACTGAAGTTATTCACAg GTGGGATATCTGTGCCATAGATCCATTGCCAGATTATATGAAAGTCTGTTATAAGGCATTGTTAGAAGTTTATACTGAAATTGAAGAAGAGCTTGCAAAGGAGGGAAAGTTGTATCGAATCCATTATGCCAGAGAAGCT ATGAAAAAACAAGCTGAAGTTTACTTCCTTGAAGCTAAATGGCTGCACCACCAATACATACCAACGATGGATGAATATATGGCCCTATCATTATTGACCTCAGGCTACCCTCAACTAATAACAACATCTTTTGTTGCAATGGGAGATGTTGCTACACAAGACTCCTTCGATTGGTTGGACACTTATCCCAGGGCTGTAAAAGGGGCTGCAGTAGTTGCTCGACTCATGGATGATATAGCGGACCACAAG TTTGAGGAAAAGAGAGGACATGTTATCTCAGCTGTGCAGTGCTACATGAATGAATGTGGTGtcacagaagaagaagcaataaCTGTATTGCGTAGACAAGTGAGTGACGCATGGAAGGACATCAACGAATCATTCCTCCTTCCTAATGCTGTCCCGAGGCCACTACTAACCCGAATTCTTAATTTTGCATGTGCCATGGATGTTTCATACAAGTATGAAGATGGTTTCTCTACTCATCATGAGACTGTGCTCAAGGATTTTATAATTTCTACGCTTGTCCAACCCCTGCCTGTATAA